The proteins below come from a single Chryseobacterium bernardetii genomic window:
- a CDS encoding acyl-CoA dehydrogenase: protein MDFNLSEEQLMIQQAARDFAQNELLPGVIERDRDQKFPVEQVKKMGEMGLLGMMVDPKYGGAGMDSVSYVLAMEEIAKVDASAAVVMSVNNSLVCAGLEKFASEEQKVKYLTPLASGQVIGAFALSEPEAGSDATSQKTTAEDKGDYYLLNGIKNWITNGGTATYYIVIAQTDPEKKHKGINAFIVERGWEGFEIGPKEDKLGIRGSDTHSLIFNNVKVPKENRIGADGFGFNFAMAVLNGGRIGIASQALGIASGAYELALKYAKTRKAFKTEIINHQAIAFKLADMATQITAARMLCFKAACEKDAGKDISESGAMAKLYSSQVAMDTTIEAVQIHGGYGYVKEYHVERLMRDAKITQIYEGTSEIQKIVISRSIAK from the coding sequence ATGGACTTTAATTTATCGGAAGAACAGCTGATGATTCAGCAGGCGGCAAGAGACTTTGCACAGAATGAACTATTACCTGGAGTTATTGAAAGAGACCGCGACCAGAAATTCCCTGTAGAGCAGGTGAAAAAAATGGGAGAAATGGGGCTTTTGGGAATGATGGTGGATCCTAAATACGGTGGTGCAGGTATGGACAGCGTTTCTTATGTGCTGGCAATGGAAGAAATTGCAAAAGTAGACGCTTCTGCAGCGGTTGTAATGTCTGTAAACAATTCATTGGTTTGTGCAGGTCTTGAAAAATTTGCTTCCGAAGAGCAAAAAGTAAAATATCTTACTCCATTGGCAAGCGGACAGGTTATTGGAGCATTCGCTTTATCTGAGCCGGAAGCAGGTTCTGATGCAACGTCTCAGAAAACTACTGCTGAAGACAAAGGAGATTACTATCTTTTAAATGGTATTAAAAACTGGATTACTAACGGTGGAACTGCTACTTACTATATCGTAATTGCACAGACTGATCCTGAGAAAAAACATAAAGGAATCAATGCTTTCATTGTAGAAAGAGGTTGGGAAGGTTTTGAAATCGGACCAAAAGAAGATAAACTGGGAATCAGAGGAAGTGATACACACTCTTTGATCTTCAACAATGTAAAAGTGCCGAAAGAAAACAGAATTGGTGCAGATGGTTTTGGTTTCAATTTTGCAATGGCTGTACTGAACGGTGGTAGAATTGGTATCGCTTCTCAGGCATTAGGTATTGCTTCTGGAGCTTACGAATTGGCTTTGAAATATGCTAAAACAAGAAAAGCATTCAAAACTGAGATCATCAACCACCAGGCTATCGCATTCAAATTAGCTGATATGGCAACTCAGATCACTGCGGCAAGAATGTTATGTTTCAAAGCAGCTTGTGAGAAAGATGCCGGAAAAGATATCTCTGAAAGCGGAGCTATGGCAAAACTATACTCTTCTCAGGTAGCAATGGATACTACTATTGAAGCAGTACAGATCCATGGTGGATACGGATATGTGAAAGAATACCACGTAGAAAGACTAATGAGAGATGCGAAAATCACTCAGATCTACGAAGGAACGTCTGAAATTCAGAAAATCGTGATCTCAAGAAGTATCGCAAAATAA